A genomic window from Deltaproteobacteria bacterium includes:
- a CDS encoding JAB domain-containing protein, with product MASYQTIKDWPEEDRPREKLLAKGSHALTETELLAIILRNGNASTGESAIDQARLLLNQFGRLKGIDDASASEISAVKGIGPAKVAEIKACLEIGKRIGSQKWETGQPLHSAEDVYQHFRENLGREKRELFYVVLLNNKNRKMGEVKISEGSLTASLVHPREVYNPVIRESAAGVIFVHNHPSGDPAPSPEDIDITKRLKEVGDVMGVRVLDHVVIGHDRYFSFNERGLL from the coding sequence ATGGCTTCTTACCAGACCATCAAAGATTGGCCCGAGGAAGATCGCCCGCGGGAAAAACTTCTCGCCAAGGGCTCTCACGCATTAACGGAAACCGAATTGCTCGCGATCATTCTTAGAAACGGCAACGCCAGCACCGGCGAGAGCGCCATCGATCAGGCGCGCTTGCTGTTAAATCAATTCGGCCGACTCAAAGGCATCGACGATGCGTCGGCGAGCGAAATCTCCGCCGTCAAAGGCATCGGCCCGGCCAAAGTCGCCGAGATCAAAGCGTGCTTGGAGATCGGCAAGAGAATCGGCAGCCAAAAATGGGAGACCGGCCAGCCGCTTCACTCCGCTGAAGATGTTTATCAACACTTTCGCGAAAATCTCGGCCGGGAAAAGCGCGAACTTTTCTACGTCGTACTGCTTAACAACAAAAATCGCAAAATGGGGGAAGTAAAAATCTCCGAAGGCTCGCTCACCGCCTCGCTCGTCCACCCGCGTGAAGTTTACAATCCGGTGATTCGCGAATCCGCCGCCGGCGTGATCTTCGTGCACAATCATCCGAGCGGCGATCCGGCGCCGAGCCCGGAAGACATCGACATCACCAAACGGTTGAAAGAAGTCGGCGATGTGATGGGCGTGCGCGTGCTCGATCACGTGGTGATCGGCCACGACCGCTATTTTAGTTTTAACGAACGCGGCCTTCTGTAA
- a CDS encoding class I SAM-dependent rRNA methyltransferase: protein MQQIFLKPTRERPVVNGHPWIFSGAIERIVGDDQQVGVADVFDSKKNWLARGFYNPKSQLRVRLLTWQKEEIDKTFFTRRLSQALTFRTQQLNGSNNAYRLCNAEGDLLPGLIVDRYGDFYVCQFFTAGMEQHKAEIVTALSELTAAAGIFERSEGRVREEEGLAASTGVLAGQTPPELIQIEEHGQKFLVDVAHGQKTGFFLDQRENRAFLATLAKGRRVLNCFSYTGGFSVYAFTGGAKEVVTFDSSHPALELAEKNLALNGFAERPGELIKGDAFAYLKELEQKFDLIILDPPSLAHRRGDIDAATGGYKFLNLHALKHLSPDGLLLTFSCSQHLSADLFQKVVFGAAVDAGRTATIVKRLGHALDHPVSLHHPEGEYLKGLALRALD, encoded by the coding sequence TTGCAACAAATCTTTCTCAAACCCACCCGCGAACGGCCGGTCGTAAACGGCCACCCGTGGATTTTTTCCGGCGCTATCGAGCGCATTGTCGGCGACGACCAACAAGTCGGCGTCGCCGATGTCTTCGACAGCAAAAAAAACTGGCTGGCGCGCGGTTTTTACAATCCCAAATCGCAGCTCCGAGTGCGCTTGCTGACGTGGCAAAAAGAAGAGATCGACAAAACTTTTTTCACACGACGCTTGTCACAGGCGCTCACGTTTCGCACCCAACAATTAAACGGATCGAACAACGCTTATCGTCTGTGCAACGCCGAAGGCGATCTTTTGCCGGGCTTGATCGTCGACCGCTACGGCGATTTTTACGTTTGCCAGTTTTTCACCGCGGGGATGGAGCAGCACAAAGCCGAGATCGTCACCGCGCTTTCGGAACTAACCGCCGCAGCGGGCATCTTCGAACGCAGCGAAGGGCGCGTGCGCGAGGAAGAAGGGCTTGCGGCGTCGACCGGCGTGCTTGCCGGCCAGACGCCGCCCGAGTTGATTCAGATCGAAGAGCACGGCCAAAAGTTTTTGGTCGACGTGGCCCACGGTCAAAAAACCGGCTTCTTTTTAGACCAGCGCGAAAACCGCGCTTTTCTCGCGACGCTCGCCAAGGGTCGAAGGGTGTTGAATTGCTTTTCTTACACCGGCGGTTTTTCAGTCTACGCCTTTACCGGCGGCGCCAAAGAAGTTGTCACCTTCGATTCTTCCCATCCGGCGTTGGAGCTGGCGGAAAAAAATCTTGCGCTCAACGGTTTTGCCGAACGGCCAGGCGAGCTGATCAAGGGCGACGCCTTTGCGTACTTAAAAGAGCTTGAGCAAAAGTTCGATTTGATTATTTTAGACCCGCCCTCGCTAGCGCACCGGCGCGGCGACATCGATGCCGCCACCGGCGGCTACAAATTTTTGAACCTGCATGCGCTCAAGCATTTGAGCCCTGACGGTCTGCTGCTGACATTTTCCTGCTCACAGCATTTGTCCGCCGATCTTTTTCAAAAAGTCGTCTTCGGCGCCGCGGTCGACGCCGGCCGCACGGCGACAATCGTCAAACGACTCGGCCACGCCCTCGACCATCCGGTCAGCCTGCATCATCCCGAAGGTGAATATTTAAAAGGCCTCGCGCTCAGAGCATTGGACTAA
- the moaC gene encoding cyclic pyranopterin monophosphate synthase MoaC, translating to MAQLSHLDEQGRARMVDVSEKEITSRIALARGTIRMQPKTLALILGEKIEKGDVFSVARVAGIMAAKKTSELIPMCHPLNITSVTIELTPKQKPARVDIEASVRVSGKTGVEMEALTAVAVAGLTIYDMCKAVDREMILGEIRLVEKSGGKSGTFIRKE from the coding sequence ATGGCACAACTCAGTCACTTGGACGAACAAGGCCGCGCCCGCATGGTCGACGTGAGCGAAAAAGAAATCACCAGCCGCATCGCGCTGGCCCGCGGCACAATCCGCATGCAGCCGAAAACGCTGGCTTTAATTCTCGGCGAGAAAATCGAAAAGGGCGATGTGTTTTCGGTTGCCCGCGTGGCCGGCATCATGGCGGCGAAAAAAACTTCGGAATTAATTCCCATGTGCCATCCGCTCAACATCACGTCAGTCACAATCGAACTCACGCCAAAGCAAAAACCCGCCCGCGTCGACATCGAAGCCTCGGTGCGCGTCAGCGGCAAGACCGGCGTCGAAATGGAAGCGCTGACCGCGGTCGCGGTCGCGGGACTGACGATCTACGACATGTGCAAAGCCGTCGACCGCGAAATGATCCTCGGCGAAATCCGCCTGGTCGAAAAAAGCGGCGGCAAGAGCGGAACGTTTATTAGGAAGGAATAG
- the trxB gene encoding thioredoxin-disulfide reductase — MDKKSHYRVIILGSGAAGLTAAIYVARANLQPLVIEGSQPGGQLTITTDVENFPGFPKGIMGPELMEEFKKQAERFGTETLFGEVTAVDLKQRPFKLSVSKESYTCDTLIVATGATAKLLGLESEMKLMGHGVSACATCDGFFFKDKELVVVGGGDTAMEEATFLTKFASKVTVVHRRDKLRASKIMQERAEKNSKISFVWDTAVEDVYGDAKAGGVTGVKFKNLKTGKTENFKCDGLFIAIGHEPNSKLFVGQLDLDPTGYILTHDGSKTKIPGVFACGDVQDHVYRQAITAAGTGCMAAIDAERFLENQEG; from the coding sequence ATGGATAAGAAAAGTCATTACCGCGTAATCATTCTCGGCTCCGGCGCCGCCGGTCTCACGGCGGCGATCTACGTTGCTCGCGCCAACCTCCAACCGCTGGTGATCGAAGGCTCCCAGCCCGGCGGACAGCTGACCATCACCACCGACGTGGAAAATTTTCCCGGTTTTCCCAAAGGCATCATGGGACCGGAGCTGATGGAGGAGTTTAAAAAACAGGCGGAACGTTTCGGCACCGAGACTCTGTTCGGCGAAGTCACCGCCGTCGATTTGAAACAGCGCCCATTCAAACTGTCGGTCAGCAAAGAAAGCTATACTTGCGACACGCTGATCGTCGCTACCGGCGCAACGGCGAAACTGCTCGGCCTCGAATCCGAAATGAAACTCATGGGCCACGGCGTGTCGGCGTGCGCGACCTGCGACGGATTTTTCTTCAAAGATAAAGAGCTGGTGGTGGTCGGCGGCGGCGATACGGCGATGGAAGAGGCGACGTTTCTCACCAAGTTCGCCAGTAAAGTGACGGTCGTTCATCGGCGCGACAAACTGCGCGCCTCAAAGATCATGCAAGAGCGCGCGGAAAAGAATTCTAAGATTTCTTTCGTCTGGGACACGGCTGTCGAAGACGTTTACGGCGATGCCAAAGCCGGCGGCGTGACCGGCGTCAAATTCAAAAATCTAAAAACCGGCAAGACCGAAAATTTCAAATGCGACGGTCTATTCATCGCCATCGGCCATGAGCCGAATTCGAAATTGTTCGTCGGCCAGCTAGATCTCGATCCGACGGGTTATATCCTCACCCACGATGGCAGCAAGACCAAAATCCCCGGCGTCTTCGCCTGCGGCGACGTGCAGGATCATGTTTATCGCCAAGCAATCACGGCGGCGGGAACGGGTTGCATGGCGGCGATCGATGCGGAGAGGTTTTTGGAGAATCAGGAAGGGTAG
- a CDS encoding DUF2442 domain-containing protein — protein sequence MSSLAVEKREPRARSVVVNEDSLTVDLMDGRTIIVPLVWYPRLWHGTPAERNYLEIFADGTYIHWPELDEDLTVAGLLAGLPSGESPQSLKKWMEARENTEHGPK from the coding sequence ATGAGTTCTTTGGCCGTTGAGAAGAGAGAGCCGCGGGCTCGAAGCGTTGTCGTCAATGAAGACTCATTGACGGTCGATCTGATGGATGGGCGCACCATCATTGTGCCGCTGGTTTGGTATCCTCGTCTGTGGCACGGGACGCCTGCGGAGCGCAATTATCTGGAGATCTTTGCCGATGGCACGTACATTCACTGGCCCGAATTGGACGAAGACTTGACTGTCGCGGGCCTTTTAGCCGGTCTTCCGTCAGGTGAAAGCCCTCAATCCTTGAAGAAGTGGATGGAAGCGCGCGAAAACACCGAACACGGGCCGAAGTGA
- a CDS encoding cysteine hydrolase, which yields MNIHQIDNKKTALLFFDMLNVYFHGIPEEKQKALKPVVDNAVRLMNAARQHGILIFYAMANHRPDGHSRYMAITDTDMRLRPWPNDDCNPTVHGATEGSREQKVLDEIAPRPEDYVIPKYRWSTFHQTYFDLALRSRGVDTIIISGGAVDVGVASTVYSARDHDYNLIVARDACSNSHDDSMKALMDTVFPRLARVRTTNQVLEMIRQGGE from the coding sequence ATGAACATCCACCAAATCGACAATAAAAAAACCGCGTTGCTGTTCTTCGACATGCTCAACGTCTACTTCCACGGCATCCCCGAAGAAAAACAAAAAGCCTTGAAGCCGGTGGTCGACAACGCCGTGCGCTTGATGAACGCGGCGCGCCAGCATGGCATTCTGATTTTCTACGCCATGGCCAATCATCGGCCCGACGGCCACAGCCGTTACATGGCGATCACCGACACTGATATGCGGCTGCGCCCTTGGCCCAACGACGACTGCAATCCAACGGTTCACGGCGCCACCGAAGGTTCGCGCGAGCAAAAAGTTCTCGATGAGATCGCGCCCCGGCCCGAAGATTATGTAATTCCGAAATATCGTTGGAGCACGTTTCACCAAACCTACTTCGATCTCGCGCTGCGCTCGCGCGGCGTCGACACGATCATCATCTCCGGCGGCGCCGTCGACGTCGGCGTCGCGTCAACCGTCTACTCCGCCCGCGACCACGACTACAACCTCATCGTCGCGCGCGACGCGTGCAGCAACTCCCACGACGATTCCATGAAAGCGCTCATGGACACCGTCTTTCCGCGCCTGGCGCGGGTCCGAACGACCAACCAAGTACTCGAAATGATCCGCCAAGGCGGCGAATAG
- a CDS encoding VOC family protein, with translation MTTETNAVLKPNGLVHGHTEVRFLDDTIPVLTKVLGLDLLERRDREAVLKHPNTGWELIVHEGGAEVKDKPERNHYGVRVANNQEVDHAYQYLLAHKEELKLTKVVKRKERAGSYSMFFVEPGGNYWEIESYENRHKAGLPYEIAFPWKTVLTEERLPDCGYVPQAMTHGTMECTDLAASKKFYREGLGLDVITHVPTIEPHDVKHPSTPWYVVSLEVPAKNKHFLTPLQRYTVAVESPAALADAHRDFNERRKEFGLTMIEEIESTTEGDSFLLSDLDHNWWEIAALDRHSRDSGILG, from the coding sequence ATGACCACCGAAACCAATGCCGTACTAAAACCCAACGGCCTCGTCCACGGCCACACCGAAGTGCGCTTCCTCGACGACACGATTCCCGTGCTTACCAAAGTCCTTGGACTGGATTTGCTCGAACGGCGCGACCGTGAAGCGGTGCTGAAACATCCCAACACCGGCTGGGAATTGATCGTCCACGAAGGCGGCGCGGAAGTGAAAGACAAACCTGAGCGCAACCATTACGGCGTGCGCGTGGCAAATAACCAAGAAGTCGACCACGCTTATCAGTATTTGCTAGCGCATAAGGAAGAACTGAAATTGACCAAAGTGGTTAAGCGCAAAGAGCGCGCCGGTTCCTACTCGATGTTTTTCGTCGAGCCCGGCGGCAACTATTGGGAAATCGAATCCTACGAAAACCGCCACAAAGCCGGCCTACCCTACGAGATCGCGTTTCCCTGGAAAACCGTGCTCACCGAAGAACGATTGCCGGACTGCGGTTACGTGCCCCAAGCGATGACTCATGGCACCATGGAATGCACCGATCTCGCAGCCTCGAAAAAATTCTACCGAGAAGGGTTAGGCCTCGATGTCATCACCCACGTGCCGACCATCGAGCCCCACGACGTGAAGCATCCGTCGACGCCATGGTATGTTGTGAGCTTGGAAGTGCCGGCGAAGAACAAACATTTTTTGACGCCGCTGCAACGCTACACGGTCGCCGTCGAATCGCCGGCCGCGCTTGCCGATGCCCATCGGGATTTTAACGAACGGCGCAAGGAGTTCGGACTGACAATGATCGAGGAAATTGAGTCGACAACCGAAGGCGACTCGTTTTTGCTAAGCGATCTCGATCACAACTGGTGGGAGATCGCCGCGCTCGATCGTCATTCCCGCGACAGCGGAATTTTAGGCTAA
- a CDS encoding ABC transporter substrate-binding protein, with product MNRCSLKLSVLSVLFVLFPVQARAQLTKLNVAYASTTTNFSIAWLAKLENIFRKYNLDVELILMQGPSTYLPALLSNNIQVLYGGGTAVSRTIAAADAPIIVIGTETRYVPQRLMVAPSIKTIADLKGKRIGVSRAGLDEYATLYLLEKYNLVPNKDVAVFYTAGGTLARAAQMKQGLYDAMTVSPPNEIELEKLGFRELVNFFDLRMGYAGIPYTVTRDFRDKNPRVLTDFMTAIVEAIQVYRTNREAAYRAIVKITRQNDPNLLEKTHKNNLAQYDAIQGQPFPWQEGIESMINGFHARFTPAIVKNRDARPYLDPTFVQKAVERLAIGKK from the coding sequence ATGAATCGCTGCTCTCTTAAACTATCCGTCCTATCAGTCCTATTCGTCCTGTTCCCAGTCCAAGCCCGCGCTCAGCTTACCAAACTCAACGTCGCTTACGCCTCCACCACCACCAACTTCTCCATCGCCTGGCTGGCCAAGCTGGAAAATATTTTTCGCAAGTACAATCTCGACGTCGAGCTGATCTTGATGCAGGGACCGTCGACTTACCTGCCAGCGCTTTTGAGCAACAACATTCAAGTGCTCTACGGGGGAGGGACAGCAGTGTCGCGCACCATCGCGGCCGCCGATGCGCCGATCATTGTCATCGGCACCGAGACCCGCTACGTACCGCAGCGCTTGATGGTCGCGCCGTCGATCAAAACGATAGCCGACTTGAAAGGCAAAAGGATCGGCGTCAGCCGCGCCGGCCTGGACGAATACGCCACGCTCTATCTTTTGGAAAAGTACAATCTCGTGCCCAACAAAGATGTCGCGGTTTTTTACACCGCCGGCGGCACCTTGGCGCGGGCGGCGCAGATGAAGCAAGGGCTGTACGACGCCATGACCGTGTCGCCGCCCAACGAGATCGAATTGGAAAAACTCGGCTTTCGCGAGCTGGTAAACTTTTTCGACCTGCGCATGGGCTACGCGGGGATTCCCTACACCGTGACCCGCGACTTTCGCGATAAAAATCCCCGCGTGCTGACCGATTTTATGACCGCCATCGTCGAAGCGATCCAAGTGTATCGCACCAACCGCGAGGCGGCCTACCGCGCGATTGTTAAAATCACTCGGCAAAACGATCCTAACTTGCTCGAGAAAACCCACAAGAATAATTTGGCCCAGTACGACGCGATCCAAGGCCAGCCGTTTCCCTGGCAGGAAGGCATCGAAAGCATGATCAACGGCTTTCACGCGCGCTTCACGCCCGCCATCGTAAAAAATCGCGACGCACGGCCTTATCTCGATCCGACCTTCGTACAAAAAGCCGTCGAGCGCTTGGCCATCGGTAAGAAATAG
- a CDS encoding FAA hydrolase family protein, whose amino-acid sequence MKLVTFFHDEQERIGAIDSSGNVVDLLSAYASHLSKVEKAAAPLRVASAALGSDMVEFLKHGDKAMDAARTAIEHAASDSSGDNVIERQRLRLMAPVPRPGALISAGKNFSDHVSEMSSKKGPVAPVAFLKLPGSVIGPEDDIPHPPEVKHLDYEVELAIVIGKPCVDVSVDEAFDYVAGYSTFNDISGRDVIRSENKNGIHLMGKSFPGFAPMGPYLVTADEVADPQNLKLSLRVNGEIRQDSNLGYMIFKIRDMIAYWSQLGLNPGDVLTTGTPRGVAAGRKPDQVPWWLKPGDLVEAEVEGLGQLRNRIVAE is encoded by the coding sequence ATGAAGCTGGTGACTTTTTTCCATGACGAGCAAGAGAGAATCGGCGCCATCGACAGCTCCGGCAATGTCGTCGATCTGCTCAGTGCCTACGCGTCCCATCTAAGCAAGGTTGAGAAAGCTGCCGCCCCGCTGCGCGTAGCCAGCGCCGCCCTGGGCAGCGACATGGTTGAGTTCTTGAAACATGGCGACAAAGCAATGGACGCCGCGCGAACAGCGATCGAGCACGCAGCCTCTGACAGCAGCGGTGACAATGTCATCGAACGCCAGCGCCTGCGCTTGATGGCGCCGGTGCCTCGCCCTGGCGCATTGATTTCCGCCGGCAAAAATTTTTCCGACCACGTCTCCGAGATGTCGTCGAAAAAAGGCCCGGTAGCGCCGGTGGCGTTCTTGAAACTGCCGGGCAGCGTGATCGGTCCCGAAGACGACATTCCCCATCCGCCGGAAGTAAAACATCTCGACTACGAAGTCGAGCTCGCCATCGTGATCGGCAAGCCTTGCGTCGATGTCAGCGTGGATGAAGCGTTCGATTATGTCGCAGGCTACTCGACGTTCAACGACATCAGTGGCCGCGATGTGATTCGCAGCGAGAACAAAAACGGCATTCACTTAATGGGCAAAAGTTTTCCCGGCTTCGCGCCCATGGGTCCCTATCTGGTTACCGCCGATGAAGTCGCCGATCCGCAAAATCTAAAACTCTCACTTCGCGTCAACGGCGAAATCCGCCAGGACTCGAACTTGGGCTACATGATTTTCAAAATCCGCGACATGATCGCCTACTGGTCGCAACTGGGACTCAATCCCGGCGACGTGCTAACCACCGGAACACCGCGCGGCGTCGCCGCCGGGAGAAAACCGGACCAGGTGCCCTGGTGGCTAAAACCCGGCGACCTAGTCGAAGCCGAAGTCGAAGGCCTCGGCCAACTCAGAAACCGCATCGTCGCGGAATAA
- a CDS encoding fumarylacetoacetate hydrolase family protein — MKLYLGLLESSLPHQSRIFGELDGQLVDLQVACAAYLTQADGKQANAYELASYYFPNTIAGFLEWGEPGLTLLDQILSFVSKSGLNQLRGPGGEKLTYDSIDVSVLPPLQNPEKSFVIGFSDRARVEALPPAEIPTGYYKLPQTFITIGAPVIWPKFSDEIDADGCIAIVIGKAGKRIPPEKAWEHVAGAMLIVDITARDINKREGLTTNNLLGKNFPSSTCVAPAILIGNDKNTFSALEVELSLDGSVKQKFALRDCVFTVEQIVARWSILGVKPGDWFAIGASMARQGERLQNPVALKIGSTMRCSSPAIGELSHQVIAAGGVRR; from the coding sequence ATGAAACTTTATCTCGGACTTTTGGAAAGTTCGCTGCCGCATCAAAGCCGAATCTTCGGCGAGCTGGACGGCCAGTTAGTCGACTTACAAGTCGCCTGCGCCGCCTATTTGACGCAGGCCGATGGTAAACAGGCGAATGCTTACGAACTGGCGAGCTATTATTTCCCAAACACCATCGCCGGCTTTCTCGAATGGGGCGAACCTGGGCTAACGTTACTCGATCAAATCCTGTCCTTCGTCAGCAAATCCGGCCTAAACCAGTTGCGCGGCCCCGGCGGCGAAAAGCTCACTTACGATAGCATCGACGTAAGTGTCCTGCCGCCGCTGCAAAATCCGGAAAAAAGTTTCGTCATCGGTTTTTCCGATCGCGCCCGCGTCGAAGCCCTGCCGCCGGCGGAAATCCCCACGGGCTATTACAAACTGCCGCAGACTTTTATCACCATCGGTGCGCCGGTCATCTGGCCGAAATTTTCCGATGAAATTGACGCCGATGGCTGCATCGCCATCGTCATCGGCAAAGCCGGCAAGCGCATCCCCCCGGAAAAAGCCTGGGAACATGTCGCCGGCGCCATGTTGATCGTCGATATCACCGCCCGCGACATCAATAAGCGCGAAGGGCTCACGACCAACAATTTGCTCGGCAAGAACTTTCCGTCGAGCACCTGCGTCGCCCCCGCCATTCTCATCGGTAACGACAAGAACACTTTTTCGGCCCTGGAGGTCGAACTCTCCCTCGACGGCAGCGTCAAGCAGAAATTCGCCCTGCGCGATTGCGTCTTCACGGTCGAGCAGATCGTCGCCCGCTGGTCGATCCTCGGCGTCAAGCCGGGCGATTGGTTCGCCATTGGCGCCAGCATGGCACGCCAAGGCGAGCGGTTGCAGAATCCCGTGGCGCTCAAAATCGGTTCGACGATGCGCTGCTCGTCGCCGGCCATCGGCGAGCTGTCGCATCAAGTTATCGCCGCCGGAGGAGTACGCCGATGA
- a CDS encoding NAD(P)/FAD-dependent oxidoreductase yields the protein MGSGARIRLDRRKYFSGRAHPRPIIFLASSSRLGEISHADKKSLHVRRLHPSGRRRHGGVGKIGSAGNSQRQPKEFSLTTVAKYDAIIIGAGHNSLVTAAYLAKAGKKILVLERRPVIGGSAASEEIFAGFKYATCAHLAGSFAPAIVAGLNLQKHGLEFLPLDPLMFAPSLTGNALVIPRDPAKAIEEIRRHSQCDAEKYGEFCALTKKLSGFLLTLYSLPLPDRATPGEFNPMELIKAAWKFHRLGKKEMYEFLRVLPMSMSDFLDEWFESEALKAAIAASSMLASFVGPRQQGTAYNFLHHQIGAATGAFRSDGFVRGGIGRISHALSLAAQQNGAEIRTDTEVKTVTTKDGAASGVVLANGTEFTADVIISSTDVKKTFLKLVEPTYVDPHFLLQVKNIRARGTVAKVNLALDALPNFKSSTAQAAQLGGIIHIGPAIEYLERAADDAKYGRYSQQPFLEITIPSLADPSLAPAGKHVMSVWMQSAPYHLREGNWNKQRDALGDTVVNLIEAYAPGFKNSILHRQVLTPLDLEQIYGMTEGHVYHAELALDQIFFMRPLPGWARYHTPIDKLFLCGSGSHPGGGITGLPGYYAAKEILQDLKQKKS from the coding sequence GTGGGATCTGGAGCAAGAATTCGGCTTGACCGAAGGAAATATTTTTCAGGGCGAGCTCACCCTCGACCAATTATTTTTCTTGCGTCCAGTAGCCGGCTGGGCGAAATATCGCACGCCGATAAAAAATCTCTACATGTGCGGCGCCTGCACCCATCCGGGCGGCGGCGTCATGGCGGCGTCGGGAAGATTGGCAGCGCTGGAAATTCTCAAAGACAGCCAAAGGAGTTTTCGCTAACCACCGTGGCAAAATACGACGCGATCATCATCGGCGCCGGCCACAACAGCCTGGTGACCGCGGCCTATCTGGCCAAGGCTGGGAAAAAAATCTTGGTCTTGGAGCGCCGTCCGGTGATCGGCGGCAGCGCCGCCAGCGAAGAAATCTTTGCTGGGTTCAAGTACGCTACCTGCGCCCATCTCGCCGGTTCGTTTGCGCCGGCAATTGTTGCAGGTCTCAATCTGCAAAAGCACGGCCTGGAGTTTCTGCCCCTCGATCCGTTAATGTTTGCGCCGAGTCTCACCGGCAACGCGCTCGTCATTCCGCGCGATCCAGCGAAAGCCATCGAGGAAATCCGCCGCCATTCCCAGTGCGATGCGGAAAAGTACGGCGAGTTTTGCGCGCTGACAAAAAAATTGTCCGGCTTTCTTCTGACGCTTTATTCCTTACCCCTCCCCGACCGCGCCACGCCGGGTGAATTCAACCCGATGGAACTGATCAAAGCGGCGTGGAAATTTCATCGCCTGGGCAAAAAGGAGATGTACGAGTTTTTGCGCGTCTTGCCCATGAGCATGTCCGACTTTCTCGACGAATGGTTCGAGAGCGAAGCGCTCAAAGCCGCCATCGCGGCGAGTTCCATGCTCGCATCCTTCGTCGGACCGCGCCAACAAGGCACGGCTTACAATTTCTTGCATCATCAAATCGGCGCCGCCACCGGCGCCTTTCGCAGCGACGGTTTTGTCCGCGGCGGCATCGGCCGCATCTCCCACGCGCTGTCTCTTGCGGCCCAGCAAAATGGCGCGGAGATTCGCACCGACACCGAGGTCAAAACCGTCACGACCAAAGACGGCGCTGCCTCGGGCGTCGTGCTCGCGAACGGAACTGAATTTACCGCCGATGTGATAATTTCCAGCACCGATGTCAAAAAAACTTTTCTAAAACTGGTCGAACCGACCTACGTCGATCCGCATTTTTTACTGCAAGTGAAAAACATTCGCGCCCGCGGCACCGTGGCGAAAGTAAATCTCGCGCTCGACGCCTTGCCGAATTTCAAATCGTCCACGGCACAAGCAGCACAGCTCGGCGGCATCATTCACATCGGCCCGGCAATCGAATATCTAGAGCGCGCCGCCGATGACGCCAAATACGGCAGATATTCCCAGCAGCCGTTTTTGGAAATCACAATTCCATCGCTCGCCGACCCATCGCTTGCGCCCGCCGGCAAGCATGTCATGTCGGTCTGGATGCAATCGGCGCCCTATCATTTGCGTGAAGGAAACTGGAACAAACAGCGCGACGCGCTTGGCGATACGGTTGTAAACTTGATCGAAGCGTATGCACCGGGTTTCAAGAACTCGATCCTGCACCGCCAAGTTTTAACGCCCCTCGATCTCGAACAGATTTACGGAATGACCGAAGGCCACGTCTATCACGCCGAGTTAGCGTTGGATCAAATTTTTTTCATGCGCCCGCTGCCCGGCTGGGCGCGCTACCACACGCCAATCGACAAACTTTTTCTCTGCGGCTCGGGCAGCCATCCCGGCGGCGGCATTACTGGTTTGCCGGGATATTATGCCGCCAAAGAAATTTTGCAGGATTTGAAACAAAAGAAATCCTAA